A single Mesomycoplasma ovipneumoniae DNA region contains:
- a CDS encoding TrkH family potassium uptake protein, with protein MNLKINIKNFLRSIFSLKKIHIIFTFYTLVILLGAGILTGSFSHTENSEKINFFSALFTSVSAFSDTGLSLVDTGTSFNVFGQAIIAILISMGGIGIFAIKFYIFNHLFGKKLSILSREILKIERGSSKLSELKGVIKVSINFFMILVLISSLTLSLYFYFYDADPQKFSFQKSPYKNISLSLRFAVFHSISAINNAGFDIIGPNSFEPYYHSYFLQIMIIILTIIGGIGYPVIYDFFSFFKLKLSKQKIKRFRFSLFTKVSILSYFVIALIGFILLITFEASSNSPFTFWNQKQNGNWFDKSFALLFHNFMTRSTGFFTFDLKQLTQPSTFLTSLLMFIGSAPSSTGGGIRVTTFWIFIAVVLSKLRGTSDVNIFKRKITTDKIVSAATVFFISFILVIAVVFLSSFSLDSISNQEKTGDYRIYHLIFEVMSAFGTSGLSTGLIRDLSVVSQIGFMIIMLIGQLGITSFIYVWQGDNIGKQNKTYITEDILIG; from the coding sequence ATGAACTTGAAAATTAATATCAAAAATTTTCTGCGGTCCATTTTTTCTCTTAAAAAGATACATATTATTTTTACTTTTTACACGTTAGTTATTCTTCTTGGGGCCGGAATTCTAACAGGTTCGTTTTCGCACACTGAAAATTCAGAAAAAATTAATTTTTTTTCGGCTCTTTTTACTTCAGTTTCTGCCTTTAGTGATACTGGACTTAGTTTGGTTGACACTGGCACAAGTTTTAATGTTTTTGGACAAGCTATTATTGCAATTTTGATTTCTATGGGAGGAATTGGAATTTTTGCAATAAAATTCTACATTTTTAACCATTTATTTGGAAAAAAACTAAGCATTTTGTCCCGTGAAATTTTAAAAATCGAAAGAGGTTCAAGTAAATTAAGCGAACTAAAAGGCGTAATTAAGGTTTCTATTAATTTTTTTATGATTCTTGTTTTGATTAGTAGCCTTACTCTTAGCCTTTATTTTTATTTTTATGATGCTGATCCACAAAAGTTTTCATTTCAAAAATCGCCTTATAAAAATATATCTTTATCACTAAGATTTGCTGTTTTTCATAGCATTTCTGCAATTAATAATGCTGGTTTTGATATAATCGGGCCAAATAGTTTTGAGCCTTATTATCATTCTTATTTTTTGCAAATTATGATAATAATTCTGACAATAATAGGTGGAATTGGCTACCCGGTAATTTATGATTTTTTTAGCTTTTTCAAACTTAAACTTTCTAAACAGAAAATAAAAAGATTTAGATTTTCTTTATTTACTAAAGTTTCAATTTTGAGCTATTTTGTTATTGCCCTAATTGGTTTTATTCTTTTAATTACTTTTGAAGCTAGTTCAAATTCACCTTTTACTTTTTGGAACCAAAAGCAAAATGGAAACTGATTTGATAAATCATTTGCATTATTATTTCATAATTTTATGACTCGTTCAACTGGTTTTTTTACATTTGACTTAAAACAGCTAACTCAACCAAGCACATTTTTAACAAGTTTATTGATGTTTATTGGCTCTGCGCCTTCTTCTACAGGCGGAGGAATTCGCGTTACAACTTTTTGAATTTTTATCGCTGTAGTTTTATCTAAACTTAGGGGAACTAGCGATGTTAATATATTTAAAAGAAAAATCACAACTGATAAAATTGTTTCAGCTGCGACTGTGTTTTTTATATCATTTATTTTAGTAATAGCGGTAGTTTTTCTCTCGAGTTTTTCGCTAGATAGTATATCAAACCAGGAAAAAACTGGTGATTATAGAATTTATCATTTAATTTTTGAGGTTATGTCGGCTTTTGGAACTTCGGGTCTGTCGACCGGTTTGATTCGAGATTTATCTGTTGTTTCCCAAATTGGATTTATGATTATTATGCTAATTGGTCAGCTCGGAATTACTTCATTTATTTACGTTTGACAAGGTGATAATATCGGCAAACAAAATAAAACATACATAACTGAAGATATTTTAATCGGATAA
- a CDS encoding potassium channel family protein, with the protein MKRANICIIGAGRLGRAAITQLAESGHNIIVIDKRAENLKFIREFATVEPIIMDASDINAIRNEVGLEDIDTIIVATSDNIEIIATLLELQTEINFFNNLKIAARAVNKRHARVLKQIGVDWIISPEEEAGIKMALLSVDKNFLNYADNLKEIANGIFAGSVNVKSPNYINKSIKNANLRQYNVNVVLIKRNKETILPAAETIIHQNDEITIIGKIGDVTTVLQKMESIKS; encoded by the coding sequence ATGAAACGAGCAAATATTTGTATAATTGGTGCCGGACGACTAGGTAGAGCGGCAATAACCCAACTAGCAGAATCAGGCCACAATATAATTGTCATTGATAAAAGAGCTGAAAATTTAAAATTTATTCGGGAATTTGCGACTGTTGAGCCAATTATAATGGACGCTAGCGACATAAATGCAATTCGTAATGAAGTTGGACTTGAAGATATAGACACAATAATCGTTGCTACTTCAGATAATATTGAAATTATTGCAACTTTATTAGAATTACAGACAGAAATTAATTTTTTTAACAACTTAAAAATAGCCGCGCGCGCTGTTAATAAAAGACATGCTCGTGTTTTAAAACAAATTGGTGTTGATTGAATTATTAGTCCTGAAGAAGAAGCTGGAATTAAAATGGCGCTTTTGAGTGTTGATAAAAATTTCCTGAATTATGCAGACAATCTTAAAGAAATAGCAAATGGAATATTTGCTGGAAGTGTTAATGTAAAATCGCCAAACTACATTAATAAAAGTATAAAAAACGCTAATTTACGTCAGTATAATGTCAATGTTGTTTTAATCAAAAGAAATAAAGAAACAATTTTGCCAGCAGCTGAGACAATAATTCATCAAAATGATGAGATAACAATAATCGGAAAAATTGGCGATGTTACAACAGTTTTGCAAAAAATGGAGTCTATAAAGAGCTAA
- a CDS encoding ATP-binding cassette domain-containing protein produces the protein MQKFHKSETIISLVDVDKEFGDKKVLNQINLDIKKGDFVTLLGPSGSGKTTILRLIGGFEWTTRGEIKFNGVDIKDVPAHKRDTATIFQDYALFPHLSVRGNIEFGLKLKRIKKSDSEIPQSTWKKFEDLKQKWQAKQDKKIAELNNLQANLEKQLENPNLDSKTRKKLQDKLDDSDFKYSNWENYVFYKSVTFEKKYLTRKITKTEIDTEIKDIIELVGLSGNENRAISELSGGMKQRVALARSLVIEPEIVLLDEPLSALDAKIRQKMQVFLKKIQQKLGLTFIFVTHDQDEALQLSDKIAVIRNGKIAQYDVPKKIYDYPANKWVANFIGDSNFFEAKFIGKNKVEILGAELYTIHTEFSHGQKLDALIRPEDIDIDLNSGYFKGKVVQNIYKGSYYWLDIQVGSKIIYVETNDFYDLNTEVYLKWDDDAIHLMEIESGNS, from the coding sequence ATGCAAAAATTTCACAAAAGTGAAACAATAATCTCGCTTGTTGATGTTGATAAGGAATTTGGTGACAAGAAAGTTTTAAATCAAATAAATTTGGACATCAAAAAAGGTGATTTTGTCACTCTTTTAGGTCCATCTGGATCTGGAAAAACTACAATTTTACGCCTAATTGGTGGTTTTGAATGAACAACCCGAGGCGAAATTAAATTTAATGGGGTTGATATTAAAGACGTTCCAGCCCATAAACGAGATACAGCGACTATTTTTCAAGATTATGCACTTTTTCCACATTTGTCAGTTAGAGGAAATATTGAATTTGGCCTAAAATTAAAAAGAATTAAGAAAAGTGACTCTGAAATTCCACAGTCAACTTGGAAAAAGTTTGAAGATTTAAAGCAAAAATGGCAAGCAAAACAGGACAAAAAAATTGCAGAACTTAATAATTTGCAAGCAAACCTAGAAAAACAGCTTGAAAATCCCAATTTAGACAGCAAAACCCGTAAAAAATTACAGGATAAACTTGATGATTCAGATTTTAAATATTCCAACTGAGAAAATTATGTTTTTTATAAATCTGTAACTTTTGAAAAAAAATACCTTACTCGTAAAATAACAAAAACGGAAATTGATACCGAAATTAAAGATATTATCGAACTTGTTGGTCTAAGTGGCAACGAAAACCGTGCAATTTCAGAGTTATCTGGAGGAATGAAACAGCGAGTTGCACTGGCTAGATCACTTGTTATTGAACCTGAAATAGTTTTATTAGATGAGCCATTATCAGCTTTAGATGCAAAAATTAGACAAAAAATGCAAGTTTTTCTCAAAAAAATTCAGCAAAAATTAGGTCTAACGTTCATTTTTGTAACCCACGATCAAGATGAAGCCCTTCAATTATCAGACAAAATCGCCGTAATTCGCAACGGAAAAATCGCTCAATATGACGTGCCAAAGAAAATTTATGACTATCCTGCCAATAAATGAGTTGCTAATTTCATCGGTGATTCAAATTTTTTTGAAGCAAAATTTATTGGAAAAAATAAAGTTGAAATTCTTGGGGCTGAGCTCTATACAATTCACACAGAGTTTAGTCATGGGCAAAAACTGGATGCACTTATTCGTCCTGAAGACATCGATATTGACTTAAATTCTGGATATTTTAAGGGAAAAGTGGTTCAAAATATTTATAAAGGCTCATATTACTGACTAGATATTCAAGTTGGATCAAAAATTATTTACGTTGAAACTAACGATTTTTACGATCTTAATACCGAAGTTTATCTAAAATGAGACGATGATGCAATTCACTTAATGGAGATTGAAAGTGGAAACTCTTAG
- a CDS encoding ABC transporter permease produces METLSFFDKFWQNFKKNLNPRISLVLPYFVFALILIVIPLILLFVKSVSPLSTNGSPFDNHLLVKEQTTWQIIARSIFVGLVSAFICLILAFPYAFIVANSKSRIFKIYSLSLIITPLIIFTIAKVFSLRALFLAMFDEGSLNNNSFMILGLIFLNFPFMVIPLYTIFRDMPKNLIEAGTDLGYSKFWVLIKVVLPYSFRAISSGFAIVFLMAATSIVVSDKLLPNGSQNQLIGNLINNSANTTNPFDLARVSSLVLVTLLVFIGIYTLIHFTPIVIMKLKGFKYD; encoded by the coding sequence GTGGAAACTCTTAGCTTTTTTGATAAATTTTGACAAAATTTCAAAAAAAATTTAAATCCACGCATCAGTCTTGTTCTCCCTTATTTTGTATTTGCCCTAATTTTAATAGTTATTCCACTTATTTTACTTTTTGTTAAATCTGTAAGTCCACTTTCGACAAACGGCAGTCCATTTGACAATCATCTTTTAGTAAAAGAGCAGACAACTTGGCAAATTATTGCCCGTTCAATTTTTGTTGGTTTAGTCAGCGCTTTTATTTGCTTAATTTTAGCTTTTCCATATGCTTTTATTGTCGCAAATTCAAAATCACGTATTTTTAAAATTTATTCTTTATCATTAATAATTACACCTTTAATTATTTTTACGATTGCAAAAGTCTTCTCATTACGAGCTTTATTTTTGGCAATGTTTGACGAAGGATCGCTAAATAATAACTCTTTTATGATTCTTGGACTAATTTTTCTCAATTTTCCTTTTATGGTAATTCCACTTTATACAATTTTCAGAGATATGCCTAAAAACTTAATTGAAGCTGGTACAGATTTAGGATATTCAAAATTTTGAGTTTTGATTAAAGTGGTTCTCCCTTATAGTTTTCGGGCAATTAGCTCTGGATTTGCGATTGTTTTTTTAATGGCAGCAACCTCAATAGTTGTCTCAGATAAATTGCTACCAAACGGATCACAAAATCAACTAATAGGAAATTTGATTAATAATTCAGCAAACACAACAAACCCTTTCGATCTAGCTCGAGTTTCCTCGCTTGTTTTAGTCACACTTTTAGTTTTTATTGGAATTTATACACTAATTCATTTTACGCCGATTGTTATCATGAAACTTAAAGGATTTAAATATGACTAA
- a CDS encoding ABC transporter permease produces the protein MTKIIDFFQKHEILKKTYVWFLIIIFYIPIIFGSIFSFNSPSKKGFVSSTWNKFSLQAFDEFAKDTFASALINSLIIAFFAAVTVVFLSLLTVFALWRQKNKSVKIYVNVTSNIPLINPDAITAVSLAIILGFIFGSLSAAYEGLYRAIISHIVMTLPYGILIMYPRSEKFSLSLYEAAQDLGYSKMKAWFLVYLKHMSPAIISVFPVVVFLSFDDFIITKITSNTQTVGTLLYQGTFKTWALMLGTIMLFISVISNLIWLYYKNKKEKTWKRI, from the coding sequence ATGACTAAAATTATTGATTTTTTTCAAAAACACGAGATTTTGAAAAAAACTTACGTTTGATTTTTGATAATAATTTTTTATATTCCAATAATTTTTGGCTCTATTTTTTCATTTAACAGCCCGTCAAAAAAAGGTTTTGTCTCTTCAACATGGAACAAATTTAGTCTGCAAGCATTTGACGAATTTGCAAAAGATACTTTTGCATCAGCGTTAATTAACTCATTAATTATTGCATTTTTTGCTGCAGTAACCGTTGTTTTCCTTTCGCTTTTAACAGTTTTTGCCCTCTGAAGGCAAAAAAATAAATCTGTGAAAATTTATGTAAATGTCACCTCAAATATTCCATTAATTAATCCAGATGCTATCACCGCAGTTTCACTTGCAATTATTTTAGGCTTCATTTTTGGTTCACTTTCGGCGGCTTATGAAGGTCTGTATCGGGCAATTATTTCCCACATTGTCATGACTTTACCTTACGGAATTTTGATAATGTATCCAAGAAGTGAAAAATTTTCGCTGAGTTTATATGAAGCAGCCCAAGATTTAGGCTATTCAAAAATGAAGGCATGATTTTTGGTTTATTTAAAACACATGTCGCCAGCGATAATTTCGGTTTTTCCGGTTGTTGTTTTTCTTTCTTTTGACGATTTTATAATCACAAAAATTACATCAAACACCCAAACAGTTGGAACGCTTTTGTATCAAGGAACTTTTAAAACTTGAGCGCTAATGTTGGGAACAATTATGCTCTTTATTTCCGTGATTTCTAATTTAATTTGACTTTATTATAAAAATAAAAAGGAAAAAACATGAAAAAGAATTTAG
- a CDS encoding leucine-rich repeat domain-containing protein has translation MFKFKKILKTLALLSPVIALSACGQSPSQAEQLLSSIDKTDSKYVKIDESTNSFVLDLSDSGLTKIDKSAFFSLKSRIYQKTTLQNQDKTNQNNSENSQKPQETKVNFYFLSKIIFPETLTEIEDYAFYADSANLTDKEKIQELDFSKATNLKKIGDFAFQGNNITKLVLPSSLVSIGKQAFAKNNLEQVDFSNSKNLEIIQTGAFFDNKIKNLDFSQNIKLIEIFTSAFESNKIETVKFNKSAKPVTIGTSAFKDNVIKANENFENLPELSSLKSPFN, from the coding sequence ATGTTCAAGTTTAAGAAAATATTAAAAACATTAGCGCTGTTATCACCAGTGATTGCACTTTCTGCATGCGGCCAAAGCCCATCTCAGGCAGAACAACTTCTTTCTTCGATAGATAAAACTGATTCTAAATATGTAAAAATTGATGAGTCAACAAATTCTTTTGTGCTTGACCTGTCAGATTCTGGGCTAACAAAAATTGACAAATCTGCATTTTTTAGTCTAAAATCACGGATTTATCAAAAAACCACTCTTCAAAATCAGGATAAAACTAATCAAAATAATAGTGAAAATAGCCAAAAACCACAAGAAACTAAGGTAAATTTTTATTTTTTGTCAAAAATAATTTTTCCAGAAACACTAACTGAAATAGAAGATTATGCATTTTATGCCGATAGCGCAAATTTGACTGATAAAGAAAAAATTCAGGAACTTGATTTTTCAAAGGCTACAAATTTGAAAAAAATTGGCGATTTTGCTTTTCAAGGAAATAACATTACAAAATTAGTTTTACCTTCATCTTTGGTTTCGATTGGTAAGCAAGCTTTTGCTAAAAATAACCTAGAACAGGTTGATTTTTCTAACTCAAAGAATTTAGAGATTATTCAAACTGGCGCTTTTTTTGATAATAAAATTAAAAATCTTGATTTTAGTCAAAATATTAAATTAATCGAGATTTTCACTAGCGCTTTTGAATCTAATAAAATTGAAACCGTAAAATTCAACAAAAGTGCAAAACCAGTTACAATTGGAACATCAGCTTTTAAAGATAACGTTATAAAAGCTAACGAAAATTTCGAGAACCTTCCTGAATTAAGCTCTCTTAAGTCACCATTTAATTAA
- the tsaB gene encoding tRNA (adenosine(37)-N6)-threonylcarbamoyltransferase complex dimerization subunit type 1 TsaB, with product MKFLIDSVSKDLVLAIFDKNFDLVDSNIVEIKNKADLLPELVRNILSKNNLKITDFNDFYINLGPGTFTGCRVGLTFFRTLAQLGNINLWTCSTFNLLSFEKKEKRQYFISYSKNSQFSAFAHDGQLISKISDIKSKNGPDDQVDYQLILNNFDKAQKLFKKEENLVNVFPLYNN from the coding sequence ATGAAATTTCTTATTGATAGTGTAAGCAAAGACTTAGTTTTAGCAATTTTTGACAAAAATTTCGACCTTGTTGATTCTAATATAGTTGAAATTAAAAATAAAGCTGATTTGCTTCCTGAATTAGTTCGCAATATTTTGTCAAAAAATAATCTAAAAATTACAGATTTTAATGATTTTTACATTAATTTAGGCCCAGGAACATTCACAGGATGCAGGGTTGGACTGACATTTTTTAGAACTCTTGCACAATTAGGCAATATAAATCTCTGAACTTGCTCAACCTTTAATCTTTTATCATTTGAAAAAAAGGAAAAAAGGCAATATTTTATTAGTTATAGTAAAAATTCACAGTTTAGCGCCTTTGCTCATGACGGCCAATTAATCTCTAAAATTTCAGATATTAAGTCTAAAAATGGGCCAGATGATCAAGTTGATTATCAGTTAATTTTAAATAATTTTGATAAAGCCCAAAAATTATTTAAAAAAGAGGAAAACTTAGTTAATGTTTTCCCGTTATATAACAATTAG
- the pyrH gene encoding UMP kinase — translation MKSTILIKLSGESLANKQKSLAIDYELVGRIGHQLKEIQALGYKILIVIGGGNFWRGTSAAKNGINRNTADYIGMLGTVMNGLALDSVFRDLQIKTRVLSSMSLDPRICEYFVREKAIKYLSDGHVLILVGGTGRPFFTTDSAATLFASEMDANLILVGKNNVNGVFDSDPKINPNAIRYDKITYDQVIEKNLKVMDSTAFSMARDNKIRLLIFDIKEENSIVKLIKGQIKHTEVY, via the coding sequence ATGAAGTCAACTATTCTAATTAAACTTTCGGGTGAAAGTCTAGCTAACAAACAAAAATCACTCGCAATTGATTATGAACTTGTCGGTCGAATTGGCCATCAACTTAAAGAAATTCAAGCATTAGGTTATAAAATTTTAATTGTGATTGGCGGTGGAAATTTTTGGCGTGGAACTTCCGCTGCAAAAAACGGAATAAATCGAAATACTGCCGATTATATTGGCATGCTTGGGACGGTAATGAATGGACTGGCCCTTGATTCAGTTTTTCGCGATTTGCAAATTAAAACTCGCGTTTTGTCTTCGATGAGCCTAGATCCTCGAATTTGTGAGTATTTTGTTCGAGAAAAAGCTATTAAATATCTCTCAGACGGTCATGTTTTAATTCTTGTCGGTGGAACTGGTCGTCCATTTTTTACAACAGACAGCGCCGCTACCCTTTTTGCCTCTGAAATGGATGCAAATTTAATTCTAGTTGGTAAAAATAATGTAAACGGGGTTTTCGATTCTGATCCTAAAATTAATCCAAATGCGATTAGATATGATAAAATTACTTATGATCAAGTTATTGAAAAAAATCTAAAAGTAATGGATTCAACAGCCTTTTCGATGGCGCGCGATAACAAGATTAGATTATTAATTTTCGACATTAAAGAAGAAAACAGTATTGTAAAATTAATAAAAGGTCAAATCAAACATACGGAGGTTTATTAA
- a CDS encoding IS1634 family transposase, whose protein sequence is MKKQNLFLFSVWGSSKDKPYKYVGWTQGYSKGPKRWFSLGNERNLEKINPNAVQIIKEKLKLFSNLDDKDKVKAILLDSIKNSAIIEGSVFVGGELIEKLIEKHNIFESLPKSRHKNMKEIFNYLISKRITDPGSIINAFDKKDDYSNQINASKNSFYRLLDLVFESQNQLLNSVNKMVTSELGKRDSEFYFDSSTIYFETFERNGLRIPGYSKDAKFKEDQIVIGLACDKNGIPFHIKVFKGNTGDSSTLIPFVLDVESKYNIKNMTIIADRGMSTAANIRFLESRNYNFIISYRAKVGTQKFKNYLLDPRDYVDVNADFKYKKEEFYSSYKNKRYTENIRRRIITYSTKRAIKDRKAREEQIESFIKKQNKDGFIEVNKLFGKKPKYFKEISNMKFELDQSKIDKDKQFDGYYVYETNILNLNVLDIVEKYQKQWNIEANFRSLKGLLNIRPVFLRIDEHILAHTLLCFISLVILKTIIFKINKHISDNKLFENNQLTEVGLVTMLQKLRQRVEFNTLDQQITFKNRDGVPSDPNIWNRYDFYFDILINH, encoded by the coding sequence ATGAAAAAACAAAATTTGTTTTTATTTAGTGTTTGAGGATCTTCAAAAGATAAACCATATAAATATGTTGGCTGAACACAAGGTTATTCCAAAGGTCCAAAACGTTGATTTAGTTTAGGAAATGAGCGGAATTTGGAAAAAATTAATCCAAATGCTGTTCAAATTATCAAAGAAAAATTGAAATTGTTTTCAAATTTAGATGACAAAGATAAAGTCAAGGCTATTTTACTTGATTCTATTAAAAATTCCGCAATAATCGAAGGTTCGGTTTTTGTTGGTGGGGAATTAATTGAAAAACTTATTGAAAAGCACAATATTTTTGAGTCACTTCCTAAAAGTAGACATAAAAATATGAAAGAAATTTTTAACTACTTAATTTCAAAACGGATCACTGATCCTGGCAGCATTATTAATGCTTTTGATAAAAAGGATGACTACTCAAATCAAATAAATGCTTCCAAAAATAGCTTTTATAGACTCCTAGATCTTGTCTTTGAGTCACAAAATCAACTTTTAAATAGTGTCAACAAAATGGTAACAAGCGAACTTGGAAAAAGGGACAGTGAATTTTATTTTGACTCATCAACAATCTATTTTGAGACATTTGAAAGAAATGGATTAAGAATTCCTGGCTATTCTAAAGATGCTAAATTCAAAGAAGACCAAATTGTCATTGGCTTAGCGTGTGATAAAAATGGTATTCCTTTTCATATTAAAGTTTTTAAAGGAAATACCGGCGATTCTAGTACATTAATCCCTTTTGTATTAGATGTTGAATCCAAATATAATATCAAAAATATGACAATAATCGCTGATCGCGGCATGTCAACTGCTGCAAATATTCGATTTCTTGAATCAAGAAACTATAATTTTATTATTTCATATCGTGCAAAGGTAGGGACTCAAAAATTCAAAAATTATTTACTAGATCCAAGGGATTATGTTGATGTAAATGCGGATTTTAAGTATAAAAAAGAAGAATTTTATTCATCTTATAAAAATAAAAGATACACTGAAAATATTAGAAGAAGAATTATTACTTACAGTACAAAAAGAGCGATAAAAGACAGAAAAGCTCGTGAAGAGCAAATCGAAAGTTTTATTAAAAAACAAAATAAAGACGGTTTTATTGAAGTAAACAAATTGTTTGGTAAAAAACCTAAATATTTTAAGGAAATTTCAAACATGAAATTTGAATTAGATCAAAGTAAAATTGACAAAGACAAACAATTTGATGGCTACTATGTTTATGAAACAAATATACTGAATTTAAATGTCTTAGATATAGTTGAAAAATACCAAAAACAGTGGAATATTGAAGCTAATTTTAGAAGTCTAAAAGGTTTGTTGAATATTCGGCCCGTATTTTTAAGAATTGACGAGCACATTCTAGCTCATACACTTTTGTGTTTTATCTCACTAGTTATTTTAAAAACTATAATATTTAAAATCAACAAACATATTAGTGATAACAAGTTATTTGAAAACAATCAATTAACTGAGGTTGGTTTAGTAACGATGTTGCAAAAATTAAGGCAAAGGGTTGAATTTAACACTTTAGATCAGCAAATAACATTTAAAAATCGAGATGGTGTTCCTAGTGATCCGAATATTTGAAATAGGTATGATTTTTACTTTGATATCTTAATAAATCACTAA
- a CDS encoding ribosome-recycling factor, with product MKSEIEFNFYKEILEQKAQDVYSYLGKSFQKVSVGAPNPQLISHIKVSFYGTLTPINEIASISTPVPLQLLVRPYEMSLVKEIATAIVASKIDAQVQKEANQVRIIFPEPTQQKRQESVHLLKKIHEEAKVKIRLIRQDVNKLIKKEELSEDQEKDYLNQVQKIINSQIEKIDEIYEKKVKEIQTL from the coding sequence ATGAAATCTGAAATTGAATTCAATTTTTATAAAGAAATTCTAGAACAAAAAGCGCAAGACGTTTATTCCTATTTGGGAAAAAGTTTCCAAAAAGTAAGCGTTGGCGCACCAAATCCCCAATTAATTTCCCATATTAAAGTTAGTTTTTACGGGACATTAACCCCAATTAATGAAATTGCATCAATTTCAACTCCTGTACCCTTACAACTTTTAGTAAGACCGTATGAAATGTCACTTGTAAAAGAAATTGCAACCGCAATAGTTGCATCAAAAATTGATGCTCAAGTTCAAAAAGAAGCTAACCAAGTCCGTATAATTTTTCCTGAGCCAACACAGCAAAAACGCCAGGAAAGCGTTCATTTATTAAAAAAAATCCACGAAGAAGCCAAAGTTAAAATACGTCTAATTCGCCAAGATGTTAATAAATTAATAAAAAAAGAAGAGCTTTCCGAGGATCAAGAAAAAGACTATCTCAACCAGGTTCAAAAAATAATCAATTCACAAATAGAAAAAATTGATGAAATTTACGAAAAAAAAGTAAAAGAAATTCAAACTCTTTAA
- a CDS encoding phosphatidate cytidylyltransferase yields MRAFFPNFTSKEFLYRFLSSVFIIAIIAPILFVGYYWHFWGRIISFGVLAFILFYSLYEIFFHFQSKKIFAAISASLGFLLFLLPSNFNLNQIYFSKDVEFSWSSIEFFAREQVLDYHIFFTLPFLIVIRFMDSKQKTNSRFFSDILLKFIIIFIVTLFFKFLWLLNTFNVYLVISLALIAVISDISGYIFGSLFGRKIFPWKFDFSPKKSMEGFIFSFIFSLIFTLLIFLNLNFGINLDNWLLFKILAIIFLPLVAIFGDIFFSVIKRYLNIKDFSQIIKGHGGIFDRLDSISFVFLSFFTIILII; encoded by the coding sequence ATGCGGGCATTTTTCCCAAATTTTACATCTAAGGAATTTTTATATCGCTTTTTATCCTCAGTTTTTATTATCGCAATAATTGCTCCAATTTTATTTGTAGGTTATTATTGACATTTTTGGGGACGAATAATTTCTTTTGGTGTTTTAGCGTTTATTTTATTTTATAGTTTATACGAAATTTTTTTTCACTTTCAATCCAAAAAAATTTTTGCTGCAATATCTGCATCATTAGGTTTTTTACTGTTTTTATTACCTTCAAATTTTAATTTAAATCAGATCTATTTTTCTAAAGACGTCGAGTTTAGTTGAAGTTCAATAGAATTTTTTGCAAGAGAACAAGTTTTAGATTATCATATTTTTTTTACCCTGCCTTTTTTAATAGTTATTAGATTTATGGATTCTAAACAAAAAACTAATTCTCGTTTTTTTTCTGATATTTTACTTAAATTTATAATTATTTTTATAGTTACATTATTTTTTAAATTTTTGTGATTATTAAACACATTTAATGTGTATTTAGTTATTTCCTTGGCTTTAATTGCCGTAATTTCCGACATTTCTGGTTACATTTTTGGTTCACTTTTTGGAAGAAAAATATTTCCTTGAAAGTTTGATTTTTCTCCCAAAAAATCAATGGAAGGCTTCATTTTTTCCTTCATTTTTTCCTTAATTTTTACTTTATTAATTTTTTTAAATCTAAATTTCGGAATTAATTTGGATAACTGACTACTGTTTAAAATTTTGGCAATAATTTTTCTGCCACTTGTAGCTATTTTTGGGGACATATTTTTTTCTGTTATAAAAAGATATTTAAATATAAAGGATTTTTCACAAATTATTAAGGGTCACGGTGGAATTTTTGACCGCCTTGACTCTATTAGTTTTGTTTTTTTATCATTTTTTACAATTATTCTAATAATTTAA